The Natronogracilivirga saccharolytica region GCTTATATTTGTAAAATATTGTTACGTCTGCAGCTGTGTTCTGATGATCATGCACATCATTTCAAGTGCATCCCCCCTAAACCATAATCCTATCTCCAAATGAACACGATCAAAGAGGTATTCCATGCCGGCGGTGTATTCCGCCCGAAAACAGCCGAAGTGACTCCGGGCAGTATGGGCCTGAATTGCCATGAAAGCGGTGCTGACGGGAGACTGTTTTCTGCTGCTAATCTGTTATTTGTTTTTGCACTGGTTTTGATGACGTCCTGCGTTCCCACAGAAGCCCTTCCGGAAATAGAACCCGGGACGGTAACACTTGAGGCTCCGGAAGAGGCCATGTATGTCGGCTCCTATGCCCGGGTGCCCGTACTGATTGGAATCCAGGACGTTGGATTTGACGATCTGAGCTTCCGGGTTGCCGAAGGAGCTCATGGCGGCGTGGTTTCCGATTCCCGGGACCGCACTTTCGATCCGCAGCAGCCCCATACCATGCTGATAGCAGGACCCCGTCCCGGAGAGTATACGCTTGAAGCGGTGCAGGAAAGCACCGGTGACGTGGTCGGAGAGGCATCCTTCAAAGTCACGGTCAGAAGTGCCGGCGGAAGCCGCGGGCCCTCCTTTGTCACCCAGGCATCCGGACCGGGACCGGTGGTTGGTTCAGCCTGGGGAGGCGGTCCTTCCGGACTGCAAAATGTCGGCACCAATCTCAGCACCGGACAGCAGAATATCGCTTTGATATTTGTGGATACCGAAGATCAGCGCTTTACCAGTGACGATGATGAGCTGGATGAGTTTCGTACGCGGTGGCAGGAGCATATGACAGACGGCTTCACCATGCCGGATGGTACTGTGCGAAGCGTTCGCAGATATGTTCAGGAAGCATCCCTGAACCGGGCGGATGTAACCATGGAGATGTTTGGTCCTTATCAGCTGGATGGCAACTGGGATGAAGTCGGAGCCGGAGCCGGACTGGGTGCCCATGCCCAGGCCGCCATAACCACCGCTGATGATGACATCAACTACAACCAGTTCAATTCGGTGCTGATTGTATCTCAAAGTGTCGGTGCGGTCGATGACACAACGGCCAGCTTTGCCTGGCCAAGGGCAACGCTCGGCAGGGGAGCCTGGTGGACGACATCCGACGGCAATGTGACCCTGGGTGCGATGCAAATGCCGAACGACTGGACGGAGCGTGACGGACGCCAGCTCTATGCCACAACCATGCACGAACTGGGGCACAACTTCGGCCTCCCGGATCTTTATACTCCCGAAGTGAGCGGTCGTAATCCCGGCCACTGGGATATCATGCATGCCGACAGGCGAATTCCAAATTTCACCCTGCCAAACCGGCTGCGCCTGGGCTGGACTGACGAGGACTGGGTTCGAGGGTATAACTTCGCAAACCTGGGTACCGATGTGGATGAAACGATATCACTTCGCAGGCCATCATCCGGAAATCCGGGATCCGGAAATTTTGTCGGGGCCGAGATCAGGATTACAGACGGACTCAATTATTATTTTGAGTTCAGAAATCGTGATGATACGCAGATAGCGGATCTTCAGCTCCCGTCGAACCGCCGTATTCTGGGAACCGATGCCCGCAGCGACCCATTTGTGCCACCGTTTGCCCGTCCGGCCATTCTGCGGCTGCCCCAATTTCCGGGAAGTGTGGGTGCTGTGCTGGGTGAAGGCCAGGCCTACCGTGAAACCGATAATACATCGCCTATATATCCTGTTGAGTTTGAAGCCACTGCGCTCAACATTCAGGACAACAGTGCAGACTTGCGCATCAGGTATGGGGTGAATGACAAACCCGATCCGTCCATACGACCCTGGGGCGCCCCGCCGTGGCAGACACCGGATATCGAGGTTCGCAACGAGCGCAATGCCAATAACCCGGAGTGGTTTAATGTACCGTGGCAGGGCAATCCGAACACGGTTATCGCGAAAGTCAAAAACAACGGCATGCTTGATGCACCTGGTGTGCAGGTTGATTTTTATGTAAAGAACTACAATATCGGAAGTGTGCCCGAGTCCTATCTTGGCAGTGATATACAGGATATCGATCCCGGAGAAACAGTTGAGTTCAGCACAAACTGGGTGCCTCCCTCCGATGGTCATTACTGTATAGTGGTGCGTATCCCCCTGTATACCCGTCCGGGCGAACCTCCGGTTACCGAAATGACCGAACTGAACAATATCGCTCAATCGAATTATGACCGGTTTATCTCACCCACGGCTTCGCCGGCTACCCGGCGGATAACCAGTGTGGAGGTCAGCAATCCGTATGATCTGCCCACGCGGGTGTATGTCGGCCTGGATCAGAACAATCCCTATTACCGGACCTATCTTGAGCACCGGTGGCTTGACCTCGATGCAAATGAGACGACCGAGGTTGAAGTGATGATGGAATTTACCGGATCGCTTCCGCCTATCGGGGTCAAAGACCGGCCGACACATAAGCTGGAAGAGCCAAACCGGGTCAGTATCCAGTCACTGATCGTCGATCCATATGATGCGAACGGACATGTTATGCACCGGCTCGGTGGTGCCGAGCTGGATGTAGTGACCGGTCTTTCCACCAGGATTGAGGAGTTCGGTTTCCGGGATGGCGGCTTCGGAGGGGTTGTGATCACATCCGAAGGAGATCCCGTTCCAGGAGGGACGGTAATTCTGACGATCACGACAAAAGGATCGCAGGACGAGGATCCGGAGGTGACGAATGCACGGGGTGAGGTTCAGAATGGTCAGTTCCATATCCCTGTTCAGCGGCGGGAAGGTGATGTGCAGGCCTATTTTGTGCCGAGGCAGGGGTATGGGGACGCAACCAGCGAGGTGGTTTCCCTGCCCTGATGATATGCCCTGATATCGCGAAACACGCAGCAGGTAAGAAATGATAATCACAGCCTCTGCCGGTCATCCTGGCTGGCCGGCAGAGGCTGTGTGGCTGCGGTCCACAGATCTGACTGAAAAAAGGTGCGGGGTTATCGCCTGTACTGCCGCCGGCGCTAACGCAGGCGATACGGAAGCGTAACTGTAAACTCGGAACCCCCATCGGGTATGTTCCGTGCTGACAGGGTGCCGCTGTTGCGTTCTGTAAAATCGTGGCATATCATCAGACCCAGTCCGGTTCCCTTTTCATTGTCGGTGCCCGGACGTGAGGCGGCTTTTCCTTCTTTTATCAGATCATCAAGATGTTCACCTGAAAAACCGGCACCGGTGTCCCTGATTTTCACAGAAATTGACGTCGCATTTCCGTCATGGTCATACTCTTTGTCTGCTGAAATGGCAATTTTACCGTTTTGCGGGGTGAATTTTATCGCATTCGACAACAAGTTGCGAAATACCGCAGACATGGTGGCATAGTCCATCTCAACAATCAGGTCCGCGGGCATATCCGGATCAAAGCTGATGTTTTTTGCATCGGCCTGAACACTGATAACGTCAATGACATCGTTCAGCAGATCCGGCACAGAATGAGGCCGCGGATCCAGTGCGATTTTTCCCGTCTGGCTCCGGGCCCAGCTCAGCAGGTTGTCTATCAGATTAAGTGTGTTGTGACTGGATTTGTTGATCATCCGGGCATAGTCGGAAATTTCCTGTCTGGTCAGGTTGTCTGACTCGGTGCTGATAATGTCGCTGTAGCCGGTGATGGTATTGAAAGGATTGCGAAGATCATGAGCGATGATCGAAATCAGCTTTTCACGAGTCTGGAGAGTTTCTTTCAGTGTTTTTTCCGAATCACGGAGCATCAGGTTGGCCCGGTTTATGGCTTCATTGTGCTCCTTTGTTTCGCGATACAGTGCTTCGGCACGCTGCTTTTCTACACCGAGCATGTACTGACTTTTGAAGGTCTGAAAACTGTATCTGCTTTGGATGATGTTGAACAACAGACCGGCGATCATCATGGGATAAATATTGAAATAGCTGATATCCCAGACGTTCTCCGGGTAGAAAGCAAAAAAGGTAAACACGACGGGTGACAGCAGGTAAACACCCATGGTTATCGCCAGATTGGTTCGCAGCTCTAACGACAAGACCAGCACCACCAGCAGCAGTCCCGCCAGGCTTCCTCCGATCTCGGGATTATCATCCAGCAGAATGACCCTGACGAACATCATAAGCAGGAGACTGATGAGAAGTACGTTGTATAAATGGCGCTTCTGCGTTTGGTAGCCTTCGGTTGTCAGGTTAAAGAAAAGCAGCGTTGCGGCCAGGGCTATGGGGATCAGCCGGATAAGCGACACCGTGAGATTATGGAGCAGTGTGTAATCGGTGTACATGAACAGGACGAGCACACCAATCAGCGGTACCATTTTCAAGGTCATGCCGCGCAAAGCCTGGTCATTTTGCCAGACGTGCCAGCCCGGCATCAGTCCGGAGTCATATTCGGAAGCGGCAGGAATATGTACACTGCTCCTGTTCATACGGATAATAATTTTTCTGAAGTGACTTCTTTTCCCCAACAAAAATTTACAATAATTAGAGGACTATAATATAAATAATTCGCCGGATGTTTTATGAAAAAAAGAACGGGTGTATTTTGAAGGAAGCAGTGTTTATCATGATGCATGTTCATCGGAATGATACAGCAGTTTTTCACTGACTTCCTTAATCTTACATCAATTTCTGGCCTATGCGTTTACTGGTATACATCAGCGTGGTGATAGTCACCTTTGCAGCAAATTCGGCTGCAAACCCGAATCATACTGCGGCAGCTTCCGAAGTGCTGGCCATCCATGATGTTCATGTGCTTACCATGGAGGATGAAGAGATAAAACGCAATTACACCGTCATTGTACGTGACGGCCGGATTGACCGGATGGGGCCTGCGAATGACATCGAAATCCCGGAAAATGCACAAATGATTACCGGCGAACTGTATCTGATGCCGGGGCTCGCCGAGATGCACGGGCATATACCCGGTCCCGACCAGCATATGGATCCGGAAGAAACCCTCCGCATGTACCTGGCTCAGGGAATAACCACCGTTCGTGGCATGCTGGGCCAGCCGTTGCATCTGGAGTTGCGTGAAAAGGCTGATGAAAGCAGCATTTCCAGTCCGCGAATAATCACGTCCGGACCCGGATTCAGCGGGCAGTCGGTCGACAGTCCGGAGCAGGGAAGGCAAATGGTTCGCGAGCAGCATGATGCGGGATATGACCTGCTCAAGTTCCATCCCGGATTAACCCTGGAAGAATTCGAAGCCATTACCGGGAAGGCTCATGAGCTGGATATGGAGTTTTCCGGACATATTTCGTTTGATGTGGGGCTCGAGCGCAGCCTGGATGCGGGCAAGGGCACCATCGACCACCTTGACCGTTATATGGAGTTTATTGCCGATGCACCGGAGGGCCGGGAAGATCCGCCGGTTATTTATTTCGGCTACGATCTGACGGATCATGTCGTGGATGAACGCATCCGCGAAGCGGCCCGCATTACAAGGGAGGCCGGTGTCTGGAATGTTCCGACCAATACGTTGCTCCATAATGTGCTGAATCCTGATTTATCGGTAGAAACCATGCAGGAGTGGCCGGGAATGTCATTTCTTCCGGAGGAGATGGTGGAAAACTGGTCTGAGTTTGTAACCGACCTTCGGGAAGGTGAAATGTATGATCCCGACCGTGCACGGCGGTTTTTGGAGATACGGGACCGGATTACACTGGCTTTGCACGAGGAAGGAGCCGGAATCATGCTTGGTGCAGATGCGCCCCAGATCTTCAATCCTCCGGGGTTTTCGGCTCATCGCGAGCTGGCGCTGTATGTTGATGCCGGACTATCGCCGTTCGAGGCACTCAAAACAGGAACGGTTAATGTTGCACGCTACCTGAATGAAGAAGGCAAATCCGGGAAAGTAGCGCCCGGCTACCGGGCGGATCTGATTCTGCTCACAGAAAATCCGCTGGAATCCATTCCATTTCATGATCACCTTCACACGGTGATATCGGAGGGAGTTCCCTACTCGACGGATGCGTTGCTGGAGAGTTTGAGATAGTTGCCTAACCCCAGAAAGCTCCGGTTTCATCTTCATCAATAATCTGCAAGGCCCTGGCCAGAGTGTCGGTTTGCGGTTGATGCTCAAAACTATGCCATTTCAGGTCCGACATCATCCAGTAGACTTTCCAGGCATTCTGCTTCCTCACAAATGTGATTTTGGCTACGGGGTCTTCCATTGTTTTGTCCGGCCGAATAAACTGAGGCCGTAATTCGAATATCTCGATGCTCTGATTTTTAATGCGATAGGAAAGATCCAGCTTATCGCGCATATCTTCCGGAGGCCGCCGACGTTTCAGAAAATCATCCATTAATTTTTCAATTTCATTTTTTTCAGAGGAAGAAAAGGCCATGGTGTATTGCAGTTTTTTTTCTGGAAAATGCTGATATTTAATATAACAATTTCGTAGAGCAAAATTGCCGGCAAGGGTTGTTTGT contains the following coding sequences:
- a CDS encoding CARDB domain-containing protein → MNTIKEVFHAGGVFRPKTAEVTPGSMGLNCHESGADGRLFSAANLLFVFALVLMTSCVPTEALPEIEPGTVTLEAPEEAMYVGSYARVPVLIGIQDVGFDDLSFRVAEGAHGGVVSDSRDRTFDPQQPHTMLIAGPRPGEYTLEAVQESTGDVVGEASFKVTVRSAGGSRGPSFVTQASGPGPVVGSAWGGGPSGLQNVGTNLSTGQQNIALIFVDTEDQRFTSDDDELDEFRTRWQEHMTDGFTMPDGTVRSVRRYVQEASLNRADVTMEMFGPYQLDGNWDEVGAGAGLGAHAQAAITTADDDINYNQFNSVLIVSQSVGAVDDTTASFAWPRATLGRGAWWTTSDGNVTLGAMQMPNDWTERDGRQLYATTMHELGHNFGLPDLYTPEVSGRNPGHWDIMHADRRIPNFTLPNRLRLGWTDEDWVRGYNFANLGTDVDETISLRRPSSGNPGSGNFVGAEIRITDGLNYYFEFRNRDDTQIADLQLPSNRRILGTDARSDPFVPPFARPAILRLPQFPGSVGAVLGEGQAYRETDNTSPIYPVEFEATALNIQDNSADLRIRYGVNDKPDPSIRPWGAPPWQTPDIEVRNERNANNPEWFNVPWQGNPNTVIAKVKNNGMLDAPGVQVDFYVKNYNIGSVPESYLGSDIQDIDPGETVEFSTNWVPPSDGHYCIVVRIPLYTRPGEPPVTEMTELNNIAQSNYDRFISPTASPATRRITSVEVSNPYDLPTRVYVGLDQNNPYYRTYLEHRWLDLDANETTEVEVMMEFTGSLPPIGVKDRPTHKLEEPNRVSIQSLIVDPYDANGHVMHRLGGAELDVVTGLSTRIEEFGFRDGGFGGVVITSEGDPVPGGTVILTITTKGSQDEDPEVTNARGEVQNGQFHIPVQRREGDVQAYFVPRQGYGDATSEVVSLP
- a CDS encoding sensor histidine kinase; protein product: MNRSSVHIPAASEYDSGLMPGWHVWQNDQALRGMTLKMVPLIGVLVLFMYTDYTLLHNLTVSLIRLIPIALAATLLFFNLTTEGYQTQKRHLYNVLLISLLLMMFVRVILLDDNPEIGGSLAGLLLVVLVLSLELRTNLAITMGVYLLSPVVFTFFAFYPENVWDISYFNIYPMMIAGLLFNIIQSRYSFQTFKSQYMLGVEKQRAEALYRETKEHNEAINRANLMLRDSEKTLKETLQTREKLISIIAHDLRNPFNTITGYSDIISTESDNLTRQEISDYARMINKSSHNTLNLIDNLLSWARSQTGKIALDPRPHSVPDLLNDVIDVISVQADAKNISFDPDMPADLIVEMDYATMSAVFRNLLSNAIKFTPQNGKIAISADKEYDHDGNATSISVKIRDTGAGFSGEHLDDLIKEGKAASRPGTDNEKGTGLGLMICHDFTERNSGTLSARNIPDGGSEFTVTLPYRLR
- a CDS encoding amidohydrolase family protein produces the protein MRLLVYISVVIVTFAANSAANPNHTAAASEVLAIHDVHVLTMEDEEIKRNYTVIVRDGRIDRMGPANDIEIPENAQMITGELYLMPGLAEMHGHIPGPDQHMDPEETLRMYLAQGITTVRGMLGQPLHLELREKADESSISSPRIITSGPGFSGQSVDSPEQGRQMVREQHDAGYDLLKFHPGLTLEEFEAITGKAHELDMEFSGHISFDVGLERSLDAGKGTIDHLDRYMEFIADAPEGREDPPVIYFGYDLTDHVVDERIREAARITREAGVWNVPTNTLLHNVLNPDLSVETMQEWPGMSFLPEEMVENWSEFVTDLREGEMYDPDRARRFLEIRDRITLALHEEGAGIMLGADAPQIFNPPGFSAHRELALYVDAGLSPFEALKTGTVNVARYLNEEGKSGKVAPGYRADLILLTENPLESIPFHDHLHTVISEGVPYSTDALLESLR
- a CDS encoding DUF3024 domain-containing protein, yielding MAFSSSEKNEIEKLMDDFLKRRRPPEDMRDKLDLSYRIKNQSIEIFELRPQFIRPDKTMEDPVAKITFVRKQNAWKVYWMMSDLKWHSFEHQPQTDTLARALQIIDEDETGAFWG